The nucleotide sequence GACCAGGAATTCCCGGGACGCTTCTGGAACCTCACGGGCCCCACGCATGGAGAAATGATGCCGTGTCGGCCGCTGCTTCGTCCCACGCCCCAACGCGATACCGCAATAATGGCCACAAATTGGACACGTGGCGAGCCCGACGGGACGGCGGAGGGGTTCGTTGTGCCGTTACGCAATTAGCTTGGAGTGCGTTGGGGTTGGGATTGGAAGCTTCCAGAAGAAGCGTAGATGAGAGGCCAACGGGGATAACGATCGGACGTTGTTTTCGAACGAGACATGTCATTTATACGAATAATTAAACAATTATGATGTAGTCATTGATTTTGTCGATTTGATAGAAAATATTCTGATCAGATAAATTGGGCGGTTGGTTGCTATAAAAGTTATTCGGATTGATCCTATGGACCTTCTTGGACAGTGAGCTCTCGGATGGTTATTCAGGCTTATTCCTCGGTCAATCTTCATGGACAATAGTTTATAAGAGATTGTTTTGATGTGTCACTCTCGTGAGCAAAACACTAAAGGAATGATATTATGACGGTCCTCTCGACCACCCATATATAAAAGTTGACCCCCTATGCTTGTCCAAGGGTTGTGGACCTCTCTCTCTACAAACCATTAACATCTCATATAATCTATAAAGAACTAATTTGAGCATCAAAGGGATTGGATCGAAAAACTTTTCTTAATACTAACCTTCTCGTCGAGAAGATCGAAATCCACCTCAGCTCAATCTTGAGACCATTTCGTATCCTCAAAAGTCACCTCGGACACCTCGATGCCCACCAACTAACTCGTAAGACCATCACAATAATTCTTTGGATGACCTCACATTATTAGGTCAAGACCAAATCGTTTTGACTCAACGGTATTCAAGCAACAACGATGTTAATTATTATTATACTTTATCTACgacttatgaaaatgatttatccATATGGCCTCAATTTTGTTTTGAAATCGATAAAAACTTTTTGATCTATATGAAATTTTATTTGTCAACTATAATTAATATGGTGTAAATCAATTAAAGAGAAGGTGATAATTATACAGATATTGAATAAAAAGGGGTGAAATAAGGAGGGATTATAAAAATTCTGGAAAATTATGTTATTAGGAAATGACCCAATTTACTTTAAGATATATGAATTCCATATTATGCTGCCAAATTAGATTTCTGCTTTGTTGGGTCTTCAAATCCTTCACCATTGTGTTAGCAGATTATGTCTACCAACCGCTTGAATATATAGTATATTGCTTCGCCCATAAAAAGAtacataaattatgatttttaccTTTTGTATGATGTATTTTGTTTGTTCTTTAGTTGATTCAATTTTACTTCAATAAAGtaagattatattttattttcactGATATTGGTAATAACATTAATTTTTTTGAACAGTGAAATTTAACAAGAGCTGTCCGTTTTTCGACAGTTTATTATCTATTCATTCAAAAATTTCTATCCTTTCATTAATAAAGCGGgacaaattattttaaaaaaatatattttttaagatgAGATTATcatctaaaatatgatattaccaTTTCATTAATAGGGCAtcctttattttctaaaagatgagAGTACTTCTAGATTACGCTATATGTCTATCTTTACCCGTCATTTGTCGTTTCTATCATTTTTCTATTCCCACCACCTTTGCCTCTCATATATTGTTTATCGTAAATTCTATAGTGCATCATTGCACATTAGCCCAAGAGAGTCGAAGATGTGACGTTTATCAGTGGGGTGGGGGAGGCCATCTAAACAATAATGATCGAGATCGATGAATGATTAGCGCTTATGCTTGAACTTAGTGCAAATGACTTTCTATCGATCGTAGTTGGGGTTGGGGTTAACTATGGTGGCTATGTTATTGAGCgaggatgatttgatgatttttttcAAAGTACGTCGACTCCCTTAAAGAAAAGACCTATAAACGATGACGGATCATCATGTCTATGATAGTGACAAATAAGAGTGATAGTAAAAGTGAATGGAAGAGAGGATACAGATGAATAAGTAAAATCGAGATTATGGGATGAAAATGAAGGATAATCTCATCATTTAAAAAGTTATTAACTCGAATTTAAAAACAATATTTTtcgaaaaaaataaaacttttGGAGCAAATCGGTTTTAAAAACTATTTaacattaatatattatttaatagtatatattatgataataagaatttttaagtatttaaaataatatacataTCGAGTAttctatattttaataatatactTATCGAGCAAAGAGCGGAGGTAGTGGACGGTCAGGATGGTTTTTACATTGTATGAACGGTGCAGATGATACTTTCTGACACCGGCTCTATAATATATGGAATCATCGCGTGAGCGTTCGGCTCCTTTTCGCCCTCATtgcctcctctttcttgaattcaaaggtaaaCCCTTCTTTTCCTCCGATGCTGCTTTTCGATCATTGGATTTGAGTTCTTCCGCCACAACGAGAAGCCGATCGGCCGATCGGCCTTTGCCCTAATGTCCGATCGATCGTCTGAgcctctattctttctttcttccttctcctcgCGTGCGCAGCCTTCCCCTGATCCGTGTATGACTATCTAACGGAGCGGATCTGTGATGGGAGGCATCTTGTTTCCATGGCTTGGTTTATGTATTCGTTTTATTTGTCGTTCATCGTTTTGATCTGTGGTCGTTTTTTATGCGGGAGATCTCTTTTCGCCGTCAAAGGGATCTTGAACTTTGGCATCACGATCGTATACGGATTCTCAAGAATCTTGCTTAATCCAGATGGTTTAATGGTTTTCTTGTAATGGAGAACTTTGTCAAATTCCTCAAAGCTTTACGTTTGATTCTACCAAAAAAAATGCTATCACAAGCACAATCTGTCGTATGCATATTGTTTTGGTTACATATCAACGTAATATGCTGTCATATTTAAGAAATCATGAATATTATCCCTTGAATATATATTGTCTGTAGGTATTAGGAATCGTGGCCTGTCTTCATTTTGTTCTCTTTGTAGTACATAAATTGTAGTTGTAATCCCTAGTCAATGGAGTCTAATTTCATTCAGTCTTCAAGTATCAATGTTTTCCAATTGGATCATTGAGCTTTAATGTTGTTTCAGTCAAGTCCTACCATAGCTTTTgtatgttcaaaaaaaaaaaaaaaaaaacaggatgCTGATACGTAATATCCGTTTATCCTTTCAAAGGGAACATTAAGTTTTTGCCAAATCATTTAGCATTTTCTCTTCGGATTTATACCATAAGAATTTAGGTGATTTGTTCTATTAAATATAGAACAAAAAGGCTGTCGTTGAGGATGTACAGACAGCTCTCCTTCAAATTTGATTTGGAGACTATAAATTTATTTAGCATCCATGCAACAAGTTTATCGTATCTTTATGCCATGTGTAGTGTATGATGGTTATGTGTGAAGTCCTGTTGGTAACAACGGTGATGTGGAATCCTACTTAGAATAATGTTTTGTTTTTGAGCTTCTGCACCTGTCATGGGATTTACACGCCTCTAGACGTTATGATTACACCAAACATTTGAGATCAGAATTCTGTGTTCATTTTATTATCTTTTGCTTATGCAGGATGACGGAACTACCATTCGTGCCCAGGGAGAGGCTTCTGAAGCATCAGCAATATTTTCAGCACGTTCATAGGCATACGTATTTGAAAGGACGTTTCGATAAAATAACGTCTGTCGCAATCCCTCTAGCACTGGCAGGCTCTTGCTTGGCCCTCATTGTCCgtggctcttttttttttttctaaacttaTTTTTTCCTAGTTATTTATCGTCGGTACAACTAAACTGATGTTCTCTTTGATGAACAGGGACGTGGGGTTTACAACATGTCCAATGGAATTGGTAAGCAGGCTTGATTGGTTTAAGTTTTAATGAGGTTTTGCATCCGACATGGCATTGGAAAGGTTTGTGGTCATTTATAATAATTGTTAGTTTGAGAAGTGCATCTTTGGTTGTTCTTATTGTTTCTACAGAAGCCAGAGTACTTTGCTGAGTTTACAGCATGAAAAAGGTTACGGTGACTACTATGTCGTTTGTTTGAAAATATTGGGAGTTTGGGAACTTATTTTTGATAAACTTCTCTTCGTTTTACACTGGTAAATTACCAATGGTGATCTTTAAATTACATTCTTCTAGTATCCACTTTTACCTAGGTTTGTGGGAACCTTGATCATAGTATTTGTATGTATGAGCAGCATTTCGAAATGCTCATGCTCTATCAGGTTTCCATGGTAGATCCTATTCATTTTTTAAATTCCTGGATTCTCTCTCGAaagtgattctttttttttatttttttaatttgaatactAGCTTAAGGATGTGGTTAgtgcatcttttttcttttttctttttttgcctttTACTCTTAGGTGGGTTTTTTTTTTATCGGTTCAGGGAATTAAAATATATTTGGATAAAAGTAATGTCATGAAAACCTTTAAAATTGATGTGTTCTGTGTAATGAATGCCTCTTTTTGGTTTTTGATAATTCATCCTACTCTTTTGAACATTTTAATAGAATCGTACGTAACTGAAAAAGATTTATATACATCATACTCTTTTTTATAGATGTCCACGAGAAAAGAGAGGATTTCCGCCCAGCTCAAAATCATAAAATTAAAGCTAAAACCACAAAGATCCTAGTTCTGAAATACAACTTGTTCCCAGGTTTGGCAACAACCATATTCCAATTAAAAGTTAAAGCCAGTCACTAATTGCAAGCCCCAGATAAGAGAAGTTAAGATGTTGCGGTCACCAACGTAGGGTATTATTCTCGTTAGCTCGCCGTGAGACTGTCGCAGCAGAAGTCGAGGCGTGAGATTGCCTATCCAGTCTCATCACATTCTCAAACCGGTCTAGGACAACAGAATCGATTGCTGCGGTCCCGGTAGTATTATAATGCACCCTTGAGCGCACTCCAAGCTGTGAACTAACGAGAGGCCTGGTTAAACTGGAGATCAAGGAGTTGCGATTAGCGAGCACGGAACTAGAAGAAAGCTTATTGTATGCATCCGTGAATGCGTTCGATACTACACGTAGTTCACTCGGGCCAACAGTTCTAGCTGCATTCTCTGGTCGCTCGAAGGGGTCTTCAATCTGTAACGAAAGGTGTTCATTGACATCCAAAACAATATAGTCAGTAAAGACTGGGAAAAGAGTTCGTGATGTGTGTCAACACAAACACATAGAAATATGGCTAGTAATCTCTTTTTTGGTGCAGGACAATCTTACAAGCATGCTACGTGATGTTCTGACCCATCCCAGGTTGCTGTCGATTCTTTCCCATCTACCCGTATGTGTGCAGATGGCATATTCTGAAGCTACGGTTTCGACTTCAGAGAACTGCATAAAGATATGATTAAATCTTTATTAGAAAGTTTTAATGCCTCGTGAGAAGGTAATAAATGATGCTGGTAGTTCCTGTCCAGACTGATGTAGCTTAAAGGAAGCTCTCAGCTAATAATGCCTGGTTCCTGGCTTGTCATATTGATTACTAAATGTTGTGCAAGTGTAGGTGAATGGGAATACCTTATCAAAAAAAGACACCACAAGTTGAGCAAGAGAGCTTTGGTTTCTCCGCCTGAAATTTCGGGACCGAAACATTTCTATGTTCGCAGCACATACATCCTCGATGTGCCTCTCAGAAATGGAACTCCATCCTGCATTAAACAGACATGTGCAAacaacttatcattcatgtaAGCAACCTGATCTCATTTTGTGTATGCTAGCTTGTAAACCTATATATGCATGTCTGTGCCATGGTCACAATCACAAAACACACCACAAATCTATGTATGCTGGTATGCAAGTCAGACACATGCGAACATGGtcagaaaataacacatgctgtcGCATAAATCAGGACTAGATGATCTGTACCTGTGATATCATCGGAAATGTTTCCTCCATATATTTCCTTGAGCGGAGGTAAAATTGGAGGTTCGCAAGtctgaaaacaaaagaaaagaataaaaagcAGAAAATTTTGTGGGCATCCAAAATTTCTAATCGTCTCAAATCAACAGCTAAATAGTAGCTGCTGCTGTCTGAAGCAAAGGACAGAAAGGATCACAAGGTCAAGGTTCTACCTGAAAGTGGAAGATAACCATCAAACATAGTGAGTATGAATTCAAAGTTCCAGACTTGGGATCATTAATGTTTTGTGCTTTGGCCCATTCCTTCGTCTGAAAAAGGGAATTAAATTAACAATCCAAGATGAAACTACAGAAAGTAATTGTTCCATGAAACCCTAAGCCAGACCAATAAAACCATGTCACGGAACCGCTCATCCATTTGAGAAATCCAGAGGAGGATCTTCGACTTCATTATACCAAGATGGTTATCAATGGAGACATCAAAAGAAATATTGTGGTAGTTGCCTTCAAATATAAGCAGAGGGACTCTCGCATTAGGAATGAAATGAATGTAACGAGCAACACCTGTAAAAGAAACGAAAGTGCAATATCTCATTCAAGCACCTTTGATGATGCCACGTACTAGCAGCAGAACTAAGTAGGACTATGACGCTTTTAGTTGTTTGAAAACCTATTATACTATCTAACAGTATCATATAATCAAATTCAACGACGCTACCGGTGATGAAGTTTTTGCAAGGATAAGCATTCTGAAAAGTCTACAACCAAAGGTGTCCGAAGGCTCAAGGCACAATAAGACACTAACATCTCTATTAGTCTACTCATGAGATGAAGCACG is from Musa acuminata AAA Group cultivar baxijiao chromosome BXJ1-6, Cavendish_Baxijiao_AAA, whole genome shotgun sequence and encodes:
- the LOC135581591 gene encoding uncharacterized protein LOC135581591 isoform X1; the encoded protein is MMTELPFVPRERLLKHQQYFQHVHRHTYLKGRFDKITSVAIPLALAGSCLALIGRGVYNMSNGIGKQA
- the LOC135581591 gene encoding uncharacterized protein LOC135581591 isoform X2 codes for the protein MTELPFVPRERLLKHQQYFQHVHRHTYLKGRFDKITSVAIPLALAGSCLALIGRGVYNMSNGIGKQA
- the LOC135581592 gene encoding protein HESO1-like isoform X1; translation: MEYYNSSSISSDRLGVLGLCLRDILAEIKPEDSDRIKRLNAINQFSDYLRTVQSLRGAVVRPFGSFVSNLYTKWGDLDVSVQLDNGLGDSASKTVKRNLLRDIMRALRRYGVARYIHFIPNARVPLLIFEGNYHNISFDVSIDNHLGIMKSKILLWISQMDERFRDMVLLTKEWAKAQNINDPKSGTLNSYSLCLMVIFHFQTCEPPILPPLKEIYGGNISDDITGWSSISERHIEDVCAANIEMFRSRNFRRRNQSSLAQLVVSFFDKFSEVETVASEYAICTHTGRWERIDSNLGWVRTSRSMLIEDPFERPENAARTVGPSELRVVSNAFTDAYNKLSSSSVLANRNSLISSLTRPLVSSQLGVRSRVHYNTTGTAAIDSVVLDRFENVMRLDRQSHASTSAATVSRRANENNTLRW
- the LOC135581592 gene encoding protein HESO1-like isoform X2; the protein is MRALRRYGVARYIHFIPNARVPLLIFEGNYHNISFDVSIDNHLGIMKSKILLWISQMDERFRDMVLLTKEWAKAQNINDPKSGTLNSYSLCLMVIFHFQTCEPPILPPLKEIYGGNISDDITGWSSISERHIEDVCAANIEMFRSRNFRRRNQSSLAQLVVSFFDKFSEVETVASEYAICTHTGRWERIDSNLGWVRTSRSMLIEDPFERPENAARTVGPSELRVVSNAFTDAYNKLSSSSVLANRNSLISSLTRPLVSSQLGVRSRVHYNTTGTAAIDSVVLDRFENVMRLDRQSHASTSAATVSRRANENNTLRW